In one Podarcis muralis chromosome 7, rPodMur119.hap1.1, whole genome shotgun sequence genomic region, the following are encoded:
- the ZMPSTE24 gene encoding CAAX prenyl protease 1 homolog: MAAQRLGDLWAETPLESRIFCSVLLFSWAVYLWEALLAWRQRTVYRTTTHVPLELGPIMDSETFEKSRLYQLDKSAFSFWSGLYSEIEGTVILLCGGIPFLWSVSGDISARAGFGPEYEIVQSLVFLLLATLFSAVTGLPWSLYNTFVIEEKHGFNQQTLGFFFKDAIKKFIVTQCILLPVTSLLLYIIKIGGDYFFIYAWLFTLVVSLVLVTIYADYIAPLFDKFIPLPEGELKQQIEEMAKNIDFPLTKVYVVEGSKRSSHSNAYFYGFFKNKRIVLFDTLLEDYSALNKERPEEPVSENQVAGGEGEDAKAKAKAKNKKQGCKNEEVLAVLGHELGHWKLGHTIKNIVISQMNSFLCFFLFAVLIGQKELFAAFGFYDTQPTLIGLLIIFQFIFSPYNEVLSFCLTVLSRRFEFQADAFAKNLGKATDLYSALIKLNKDNLGFPVSDWLFSMWHYSHPPLLERLQALKQSKQD; this comes from the exons ATGGCGGCGCAGCGGCTGGGCGATCTGTGGGCCGAGACCCCCCTGGAGAGCCGGATCTTCTGCTCGGTGCTGCTCTTCTCGTGGGCCGTCTACCTGTGGGAGGCGCTGCTCGCCTGGCGGCAG aGGACTGTGTACAGGACAACCACCCATGTTCCACTGGAATTAGGACCAATCATGGACTCGGAAACATTTGAGAAATCTCGCCTTTATCAATTGGATAAAAGTGCTTTCAGCTTTTGGTCAGGGCTGTACTCAGAGATAGAGGGCACA GTGATCCTTCTGTGTGGAGGAATCCCTTTCCTCTGGTCTGTATCTGGAGACATTTCAGCTCGTGCCGGTTTTGGGCCTGAATATGAG ATTGTTCAGTCCTTGGTGTTCCTGCTGCTTGCTACGCTCTTCAGTGCTGTCACCGGTCTTCCGTGGAGCCTCTATAATACTTTCGTCATCGAGGAAAAACATGGCTTCAACCAGCAG ACTCTgggattcttttttaaagatgcaaTCAAGAAGTTTATAGTGACCCAGTGTATCCTGTTGCCAGTAACGTCACTTCTACTTTACATCATTAAAATAGGTGGAGactatttcttcatttatgcatggCTTTTCACCTTAGTAGTTTCTTTG GTCCTTGTCACAATCTATGCAGACTACATTGCTCCCTTGTTCGATAAATTCATCCCACTCCCTGAAGGAGAGCTGAAGCAGCAGATTGAGGAGATGGCAAAGAATATAGACTTTCCTCTGACCAAAGTGTATGTGGTGGAAG GTTCCAAACGGTCTTCCCACAGCAATGCTTATTTCTACGGCTTCTTCAAGAACAAGCGTATCGTGCTGTTTGACACTCTCTTGGAGGATTATTCTGCCCTTAACAAAGAGCGCCCTGAGGAGCCTGTCTCAGAGAACCAGGTGgctggaggagaaggggaagatgCCAAGGCAAAGGCTAAAGCCAAA AATAAGAAGCAAGGTTGCAAAAATGAAGAAGTCTTGGCTGTGTTGGGTCATGAGCTGGGGCACTGGAAACTTGGCCACACAATTAAAAACATCGTCATCAGCCAG aTGAACTCCTTcttgtgtttctttttatttgcCGTGTTGATTGGTCAAAAGGAGCTTTTTGCAGCTTTTGGATTTTATGATACTCAGCCAACCCTGATAGGCCTGTTGATCATCTTTCAGTTTATTTTCTCTCCTTATAATGAG GTTCTCTCCTTCTGCTTAACTGTATTAAGTAGGCGATTTGAATTTCAAGCGGATGCATTTGCTAAGAATCTTGGGAAGGCTACAGACTTGTATTCCGCTCTGATCAAGCTAAACAAAGATAATCTGGGATTTCCTGTTTCAGACTGGTTGTTTTCAATGTGGCATTATTCTCATCCTCCGCTGTTAGAAAGACTTCAAGCACTGAAACAATCTAAGCAAGACTGA